The following are from one region of the Denitrobacterium detoxificans genome:
- the yfcE gene encoding phosphodiesterase, which produces MKLLIASDIHGSATWCRRLMDAVSRETPDRIVLLGDVLYHGPRNDLPEGYAPKEVAAMLNGVAESIVAVRGNCDAEVDQMVLAFPCMADYATLVDGDTTLFCTHGHVWSPERMPLLPSGAAFLSGHTHVKVNEDASMRVCDGVLVPARGEDVGVAGGDVRTIHLVNPGSVSIPKDGSHSFALYENGEFELVQW; this is translated from the coding sequence ATGAAGCTGCTGATTGCTTCCGATATTCATGGTTCGGCAACGTGGTGCCGCAGGTTGATGGATGCTGTTTCCCGTGAAACACCCGACCGAATTGTGCTGCTGGGTGATGTTCTCTATCACGGCCCGCGCAACGACCTGCCTGAAGGATATGCCCCCAAGGAGGTTGCCGCCATGCTCAATGGCGTGGCGGAATCCATCGTGGCTGTTCGCGGAAATTGCGACGCGGAAGTGGATCAGATGGTGCTTGCTTTTCCTTGCATGGCCGATTACGCAACGCTGGTCGATGGCGATACGACGCTGTTCTGCACGCATGGCCACGTGTGGTCGCCCGAGCGCATGCCGTTGCTTCCCAGTGGTGCGGCGTTCCTTTCGGGGCACACGCACGTGAAGGTGAACGAGGATGCAAGCATGCGCGTATGCGATGGCGTATTGGTGCCTGCGCGTGGGGAAGACGTTGGCGTGGCGGGAGGCGATGTGCGTACCATTCACCTGGTCAACCCCGGTAGCGTGAGCATTCCGAAAGACGGAAGTCACAGTTTTGCGTTGTACGAAAACGGAGAATTCGAACTGGTGCAGTGGTAG